The following proteins are encoded in a genomic region of Methylobacterium tardum:
- a CDS encoding quinone oxidoreductase family protein, with amino-acid sequence MPKAIRVYEYGGPEVMRFEDVPLAEPGPGQIRVKQAAIGVNFIDIYFRTGAYKSPHMPFTPGKEGAGTVTAVGEGVSQFKPGDRVAYGSVADGCYAEEPVIPASAAVPIPDGVDEKTAAAMMLKGLTVEYLLHRTYAVKPGDTILWQAAAGGVGLIACQWAKHLGATVIGTAGSPEKAELAKQNGCDHVILYREEDVAKRVREITGGKGVPVVYDGVGQATLMGSLDSLAPLGLLASFGSASGAITGLDLGLLAPRGSLYVTRPTLATFSPNRATLEEAAARLFKVVRDGAVKIAVNATYPLAEAQQVHRDLAGRETTGSTVMLP; translated from the coding sequence ATGCCGAAGGCGATCCGGGTCTACGAGTATGGCGGCCCCGAGGTGATGCGCTTCGAGGACGTGCCCCTGGCCGAGCCGGGCCCCGGGCAGATCCGGGTCAAGCAGGCGGCCATCGGCGTCAACTTCATCGACATCTACTTCCGCACCGGCGCCTACAAGTCCCCGCACATGCCCTTCACCCCCGGCAAGGAGGGCGCCGGCACCGTCACGGCGGTGGGCGAGGGCGTCAGCCAGTTCAAGCCGGGCGACCGGGTCGCCTACGGTTCGGTGGCGGACGGCTGCTACGCCGAGGAGCCGGTGATCCCGGCCTCCGCGGCCGTGCCGATCCCCGACGGCGTCGACGAGAAGACCGCCGCCGCCATGATGCTCAAGGGCCTGACCGTCGAGTACCTGCTGCACCGGACCTACGCGGTGAAGCCCGGCGACACGATCCTGTGGCAGGCGGCCGCCGGCGGCGTCGGCCTGATCGCCTGCCAGTGGGCCAAGCACCTCGGCGCCACGGTGATCGGCACCGCCGGCAGCCCCGAGAAGGCGGAACTCGCCAAGCAGAACGGCTGCGACCACGTCATCCTCTACCGGGAGGAGGACGTCGCCAAGCGCGTACGCGAGATCACCGGCGGCAAGGGCGTCCCGGTGGTCTATGACGGCGTCGGGCAGGCGACCCTGATGGGCTCGCTGGACAGCCTCGCGCCGCTCGGCCTGCTGGCGAGCTTCGGCTCGGCCTCCGGGGCGATCACCGGGCTCGACCTCGGCCTGCTGGCCCCGCGCGGCTCGCTCTACGTGACCCGCCCGACGCTCGCGACCTTCTCGCCGAACCGCGCCACCCTGGAGGAGGCGGCCGCCCGCCTGTTCAAGGTGGTCCGCGACGGCGCGGTGAAGATCGCCGTCAACGCCACCTACCCGCTGGCCGAGGCGCAGCAGGTCCACCGCGACCTCGCGGGCCGGGAGACCACCGGCTCGACCGTGATGCTGCCCTGA